One Sporomusaceae bacterium ACPt DNA window includes the following coding sequences:
- the ftsE gene encoding Cell division ATP-binding protein FtsE has product MIYMSEVSKVYSNGSVALADVTVEIGKGDFVFVVGPSGAGKSTFIKLIFREELPTSGRLVVNGRNVVDMAPGEVPYLRRGLGIVFQDYRLLPNKTVYENVAFAMQVIEAPRREMQKRVHNALDLVGLRHKVRTYPSELSGGEQQRVAIARAIVNSPVVVIADEPTGNLDPDTSWEIMKVFDTINKAGTTIIMATHDKTVVDAMKKRVIAIEKGRIVRDQVRGVYGYED; this is encoded by the coding sequence TTGATCTACATGAGTGAAGTGTCGAAAGTATACAGTAACGGCTCGGTTGCGTTGGCAGATGTTACCGTCGAGATTGGCAAAGGCGATTTTGTCTTCGTAGTTGGTCCGAGCGGCGCCGGCAAGTCGACATTCATTAAACTTATTTTCAGAGAAGAACTACCCACCAGCGGGCGGCTGGTAGTTAACGGGCGCAACGTGGTTGACATGGCGCCCGGTGAAGTACCGTACCTACGGCGGGGGTTGGGTATTGTATTCCAGGACTATCGTCTGCTGCCTAATAAAACTGTTTATGAAAACGTGGCCTTTGCCATGCAGGTTATTGAAGCGCCACGGCGGGAAATGCAAAAACGGGTTCATAATGCGCTTGATTTAGTAGGACTCAGGCACAAGGTGCGCACCTACCCTTCCGAATTATCAGGCGGTGAGCAGCAGCGGGTGGCTATTGCCCGGGCAATTGTCAATAGCCCGGTTGTCGTCATTGCCGATGAACCGACAGGTAATTTGGACCCTGACACTTCATGGGAGATTATGAAAGTATTTGATACAATTAACAAGGCGGGGACCACCATTATTATGGCTACTCATGACAAAACGGTAGTTGACGCCATGAAAAAACGGGTTATCGCCATAGAAAAAGGCCGTATCGTCCGTGACCAGGTGAGAGGGGTATACGGCTATGAAGATTAG
- the ftsX gene encoding Cell division protein FtsX, producing MKIRTFEYFIREAIISLRRNSLMSIASVSTVALSLLILGMFLIMVLNLNHIASTLENQVQITVYLEDGLSDRDMREIGARITKLPGVTQVMFIDKEQAMVKFKERLGEQQGLLTALGDTNPLPNSFEVKVDKPEYVKPVAQAAGQLKGVENAKYGQEIIEQMFNLTKMIRIFGLVLIVFLALAALFIIANTIRITVFARRKEIGIMKYVGATDWFIRWPFMIEGVILGFSGALCAVLILSQMYSTLTEKVYESLAFLPLIPKYPFLNRISIVLLVVGTAIGALGSTISLRRFMKV from the coding sequence ATGAAGATTAGGACGTTCGAGTACTTCATACGGGAGGCCATTATCTCACTGCGCCGCAACAGTCTCATGAGCATTGCATCGGTGAGCACGGTGGCGCTGTCACTGCTCATTTTAGGTATGTTTCTCATCATGGTGCTTAATCTCAACCATATTGCCTCTACCCTGGAAAACCAAGTGCAAATCACTGTTTATCTTGAAGACGGCTTATCTGACCGGGATATGCGGGAAATCGGCGCCAGGATTACCAAGCTTCCCGGTGTTACCCAGGTCATGTTTATCGATAAAGAACAGGCCATGGTTAAATTTAAAGAGCGTTTAGGCGAGCAGCAAGGGTTGCTTACAGCTCTCGGGGATACCAACCCGTTGCCCAACTCTTTTGAAGTCAAGGTAGACAAGCCGGAATATGTTAAGCCGGTGGCGCAGGCGGCAGGTCAGTTAAAAGGCGTGGAAAATGCCAAATACGGTCAGGAAATTATCGAGCAAATGTTCAATCTGACTAAAATGATCCGGATATTCGGGCTGGTCCTTATTGTGTTTCTGGCCCTGGCGGCATTATTTATCATTGCTAATACCATCAGGATTACCGTGTTTGCCAGACGCAAGGAAATTGGGATTATGAAGTATGTCGGCGCCACCGACTGGTTTATCCGGTGGCCGTTTATGATTGAAGGTGTGATATTAGGCTTTAGCGGGGCATTGTGCGCCGTGTTGATTTTAAGCCAAATGTACAGCACGCTTACCGAAAAAGTTTACGAATCACTGGCATTTTTGCCGCTTATTCCTAAATACCCGTTTTTAAACCGTATCAGTATTGTGCTGTTGGTAGTAGGCACGGCTATTGGCGCGCTGGGCAGCACCATTTCGCTGCGCCGTTTTATGAAAGTATAA
- the ctpB gene encoding Carboxy-terminal processing protease CtpB yields the protein MSRRKIVFGAILLVLVTFMATSAGFFYLMNAWSSDVVSTLKIIRALHVVKSRYVEDVSVDTLIAGSIKGMVNSLNDPHSVYMDPKMFKDIMIEMEGSFGGVGIVIGTRDKTLTVVAPIEGTPGEKAGIKSGDQIIKIDGQETKDMAIDEAVNKIRGPEGSQVVLTIKRGQQVQDYTLTRSNIQVKTVDGKMLTDKIGYVRLTMFNEHTGSDLKRKLQELEQQGMKAVVLDLRDNPGGLLDESVKVAGNFVPKGPVVSVVTRDGHRETHSSNLEAPKYQVAVLVNGGSASASEIVAGAIQDTGAGTLIGAKTYGKGSVQTVIRLDDGSAIKLTIAKYLTPKDRSINGVGIEPDIKVELPENKQPGKDVQLEKAIEVLQGKI from the coding sequence TTGAGTCGCCGTAAAATTGTCTTTGGCGCAATACTATTAGTGTTGGTTACCTTTATGGCCACGTCGGCCGGATTCTTCTATTTAATGAATGCCTGGTCGTCTGATGTTGTCAGTACGCTCAAAATTATCCGGGCGCTTCATGTTGTTAAGTCCCGCTATGTCGAGGACGTCTCGGTTGATACGCTTATAGCCGGCTCAATCAAAGGCATGGTTAACTCACTGAACGATCCTCATTCGGTATACATGGACCCGAAAATGTTCAAAGACATTATGATTGAAATGGAAGGTTCATTTGGCGGCGTGGGCATTGTTATCGGCACCAGGGATAAAACGTTGACAGTGGTCGCGCCCATTGAGGGCACGCCTGGCGAGAAAGCCGGCATTAAAAGCGGTGATCAGATTATAAAGATTGACGGTCAGGAAACCAAGGATATGGCCATTGATGAAGCTGTCAATAAAATACGGGGACCGGAAGGAAGTCAGGTTGTATTAACAATAAAACGCGGCCAGCAAGTCCAGGATTATACGCTCACACGTTCCAATATTCAAGTCAAAACAGTTGATGGTAAAATGCTAACCGATAAAATTGGCTATGTGCGTTTGACCATGTTTAATGAACATACAGGCAGCGACTTGAAACGCAAACTGCAGGAACTTGAGCAGCAAGGCATGAAGGCTGTGGTGCTTGATCTCAGGGATAACCCCGGCGGACTGCTTGACGAGAGTGTCAAAGTGGCCGGTAATTTTGTGCCCAAGGGGCCGGTAGTCTCAGTCGTTACCCGGGATGGACACCGTGAAACCCATTCGTCGAACCTGGAAGCGCCCAAATATCAGGTGGCAGTGCTGGTAAACGGCGGCAGCGCCAGTGCTTCGGAAATTGTGGCCGGAGCCATTCAGGATACAGGTGCAGGGACATTAATTGGCGCCAAGACGTATGGTAAGGGTTCAGTACAGACGGTAATACGCCTGGATGACGGTTCGGCGATCAAACTCACCATCGCCAAATACCTGACGCCTAAGGACCGCTCTATCAACGGTGTCGGCATTGAACCGGACATCAAGGTTGAACTTCCGGAGAACAAGCAGCCTGGTAAAGATGTTCAGCTTGAAAAAGCCATTGAAGTGTTACAAGGTAAAATATAA
- the prfB gene encoding Peptide chain release factor 2, translated as MSDPAFWDDPDEAQKISQEVTRLKDGISQYRDLAGRYSDMATLWQLGMEEDDESVYNEVTTALTALERDIEHLELTLMLSGEYDANNAILTLHAGAGGTEAQDWAQMLLRMYVRWAEQNNYKVETMDFLAGDEAGVKSATILISGLNAYGYLKAEKGVHRLVRISPFDASGRRHTSFAAVDVMPEIDDSVEVNINPADLRVDTFRAGGAGGQHINKTDSAVRMTHLPTGIVVQCQSERSQIQNREQCMRLLRAKLFELERRKQAEKKAELGGEYQAIEWGSQIRSYVFHPYNLVKDHRTAAETGNVQAVMDGEIDLFIEAYLKSDLNAKE; from the coding sequence ATGAGCGACCCTGCTTTCTGGGATGACCCGGACGAGGCTCAGAAGATTAGCCAGGAAGTTACCCGTTTAAAAGACGGCATCAGCCAGTACCGGGATTTGGCCGGACGCTACAGTGACATGGCTACATTGTGGCAGCTGGGCATGGAAGAGGATGATGAAAGCGTTTATAATGAAGTGACAACGGCGCTTACCGCCCTGGAGCGGGACATTGAGCACTTGGAACTTACTCTCATGCTGTCAGGTGAATATGACGCCAATAACGCCATACTGACGCTGCACGCCGGCGCCGGCGGCACCGAGGCGCAGGACTGGGCGCAGATGTTGCTCAGGATGTATGTCCGCTGGGCCGAGCAAAACAACTACAAAGTCGAGACTATGGATTTTCTCGCCGGCGATGAGGCCGGCGTCAAGAGCGCCACCATTTTGATCAGCGGCCTCAACGCCTACGGGTACTTAAAAGCCGAAAAAGGCGTTCACCGGCTTGTCCGCATTTCGCCTTTTGATGCCAGTGGCCGCCGTCACACCTCGTTCGCTGCCGTAGACGTTATGCCTGAGATTGATGATTCGGTTGAAGTCAACATTAATCCGGCTGACCTCCGGGTCGATACCTTCCGGGCCGGCGGCGCCGGCGGCCAGCATATCAATAAAACCGATTCGGCTGTCCGCATGACTCACCTGCCGACAGGCATTGTTGTTCAATGTCAAAGTGAACGTTCCCAGATCCAAAACCGTGAGCAGTGTATGCGGCTTTTGCGGGCCAAACTGTTTGAACTTGAGCGCCGGAAGCAGGCGGAAAAGAAAGCCGAACTCGGCGGCGAATACCAGGCCATTGAGTGGGGCAGCCAAATCCGGTCGTATGTTTTCCATCCGTATAATCTGGTAAAAGATCACCGGACAGCCGCCGAAACCGGCAATGTTCAGGCTGTTATGGACGGAGAAATAGACTTGTTTATTGAAGCGTATTTAAAGAGCGATTTAAATGCTAAAGAGTAA
- the aptA gene encoding Apulose-4-phosphate transketolase subunit A — MSQTLTPEQLSQLAGRAKSIRRNIISMVTEAKSGHPGGSLSAADILSVLYFAEMNVDPAKPQDPDRDRFVLSKGHAAPVLYATLAEKGYLPVEELFTLRKINSRLQGHPDMKGIPGVDMSTGSLGQGLSAASGMALAARLDARNYRVYALLGDGELEEGQVWEAAMFAAHYKLDNLTAFVDFNGLQIDGPVDQVMSPLPIPEKWQAFGWHVLVIDGHDYNAVYDAIQEAKTVKGKPTMIVAKTVKGKGVCQMENVVDWHGKAPSREECEKFLADLEGIEEVK; from the coding sequence ATGTCACAAACATTAACCCCGGAGCAGCTAAGCCAGCTTGCCGGCCGGGCCAAATCCATCAGGCGCAATATTATCAGTATGGTTACTGAAGCTAAATCAGGCCATCCCGGCGGTTCGCTGTCGGCAGCCGATATTTTGTCTGTGCTGTACTTTGCTGAGATGAATGTTGATCCGGCTAAGCCGCAGGACCCTGACCGCGACCGCTTTGTGCTGTCAAAGGGGCATGCCGCGCCGGTACTGTACGCCACCCTGGCTGAGAAAGGGTATCTGCCGGTGGAGGAACTTTTTACGCTGCGTAAAATTAACAGCCGTCTGCAAGGCCATCCGGATATGAAAGGCATTCCCGGCGTTGATATGTCGACAGGTTCTTTGGGACAAGGCCTGAGCGCGGCTAGCGGCATGGCCCTGGCGGCCAGGCTGGATGCCAGAAATTACCGGGTATACGCGCTCTTGGGCGATGGTGAGCTGGAAGAAGGCCAGGTATGGGAAGCCGCTATGTTTGCCGCTCACTATAAATTGGACAACCTTACAGCCTTTGTTGACTTTAACGGCCTGCAAATTGACGGACCGGTCGACCAGGTAATGTCGCCGCTGCCCATTCCGGAAAAGTGGCAAGCCTTCGGCTGGCATGTGCTGGTCATTGACGGCCATGACTATAACGCCGTCTATGACGCCATTCAGGAAGCTAAAACAGTAAAAGGCAAGCCGACCATGATTGTTGCCAAAACAGTCAAAGGCAAAGGCGTCTGCCAAATGGAAAATGTCGTTGATTGGCACGGCAAAGCGCCCAGCCGTGAAGAGTGTGAAAAGTTTCTGGCAGACCTGGAAGGTATCGAGGAGGTAAAATAG
- the envC gene encoding Murein hydrolase activator EnvC, translating to MSAKRLFSLVLVVLLAASVLGTALANEIEQKQRQLETIQQQMEVQQNRAAQAQQKVDSVSEQLRVIQTDLDTVTGEYNVILSKLAATEQQITANTEILAKVEKNLAERSQILNKRMRDIYENGQVNYLDVLFGAADFADFTTRADLLKRVVNQDLTLVAQVKAERELVVQKRAELERDKAAMVELKQQAAAKKAAIESRKTERETVLNAAVSERDTAERAYQELMETSRQIEQMLRNVQSGGRNGAAGGSGAMMWPASGPITSPFGWRTHPIFGTQIFHTGIDIGADYGDQVAAADSGVVVYSGWMGGYGKAVIIDHGGGISTLYAHNSELLVEEGARVRKGQIISRVGSTGYSTGPHLHFEVRENGSPVSPFSYLP from the coding sequence TTGTCTGCAAAACGTTTATTTTCATTAGTGCTGGTTGTACTACTGGCTGCCAGTGTACTGGGCACGGCGCTGGCTAATGAGATTGAGCAAAAACAGCGCCAGCTGGAAACCATTCAACAGCAGATGGAAGTCCAGCAAAATCGTGCTGCTCAGGCCCAACAAAAGGTTGACAGCGTATCTGAGCAACTGCGGGTTATCCAAACCGACCTGGATACCGTCACCGGTGAATATAACGTTATTTTGTCCAAGCTGGCGGCAACCGAGCAGCAGATCACGGCAAATACCGAAATACTGGCCAAAGTAGAAAAGAACCTGGCTGAGCGCAGTCAGATACTTAACAAGCGGATGCGGGACATTTATGAAAACGGTCAGGTAAATTATCTGGATGTATTGTTTGGCGCTGCTGATTTTGCTGATTTTACTACCAGAGCTGACTTGCTCAAGCGGGTGGTTAATCAGGATTTGACGCTGGTTGCTCAGGTAAAGGCCGAACGCGAGCTGGTTGTTCAGAAACGGGCCGAACTTGAGCGCGACAAGGCGGCAATGGTTGAGCTTAAGCAGCAAGCGGCTGCGAAGAAAGCTGCGATCGAGTCCCGCAAAACTGAGCGGGAAACGGTACTGAACGCGGCCGTCAGTGAGCGGGATACCGCTGAACGGGCATATCAGGAACTTATGGAAACGTCACGCCAGATTGAGCAAATGCTTCGCAATGTCCAGTCCGGCGGCAGGAACGGAGCGGCAGGTGGCAGCGGCGCCATGATGTGGCCGGCATCAGGCCCGATTACTTCGCCGTTCGGCTGGCGGACCCACCCCATTTTCGGCACGCAGATTTTCCATACCGGTATTGATATTGGCGCCGACTATGGCGATCAGGTCGCGGCTGCCGACAGTGGTGTTGTTGTCTATAGCGGCTGGATGGGGGGATACGGCAAGGCGGTCATTATTGACCACGGTGGCGGTATCTCGACATTGTATGCCCATAACTCCGAACTGTTAGTGGAAGAAGGCGCCAGGGTACGCAAAGGCCAGATCATTTCCCGCGTCGGTTCGACCGGCTATTCGACCGGGCCGCACCTTCATTTTGAAGTGCGTGAAAACGGCTCACCCGTAAGTCCGTTCAGCTATCTTCCTTAA
- the aptB gene encoding Apulose-4-phosphate transketolase subunit B produces MANQLATREAYGLALKDLGGRNKNVVVLDADLSKSTKTNVFAKAFPDRFFNVGIAEQNLMGVAAGLAAAGKIPFVSTFAMFATGRAFEQIRNSICYPKLNVKIAATHAGLTVGEDGASHQSVEDIAIMRALPNMTVIVPADATETRQAIDFAAEHKGPVYIRLGRAAVPNVFGEAYEFGIGKAVPLIDGTDVTIIACGVMVAPARHAAEHLVAEGISARVLNMASIKPVDTGAIIAAARETGAVVTCEEHTVIGGLGSAVAEVLAEYAPAPLERVGVMDTFGESGTPDALLKKYNLTEEAIVAAAKKAVSRK; encoded by the coding sequence ATGGCTAATCAATTAGCAACCCGTGAAGCCTATGGTCTGGCTTTGAAAGACCTGGGCGGCCGTAATAAAAATGTTGTGGTGCTGGACGCCGACTTGTCCAAATCCACTAAAACCAATGTATTTGCCAAAGCCTTTCCCGACCGGTTCTTTAATGTCGGCATTGCCGAGCAGAACTTGATGGGGGTGGCTGCCGGCCTTGCCGCCGCCGGCAAAATTCCTTTTGTTTCTACTTTTGCTATGTTTGCTACAGGCCGGGCGTTTGAGCAAATTCGCAATTCTATCTGCTACCCCAAGCTCAATGTCAAAATTGCCGCCACTCATGCCGGCCTGACGGTAGGCGAGGACGGTGCGTCCCACCAGTCCGTTGAAGATATCGCCATCATGCGGGCTTTGCCCAATATGACCGTTATTGTGCCGGCTGACGCGACCGAGACCAGGCAGGCTATTGACTTTGCCGCCGAACATAAGGGGCCTGTGTACATCCGGTTGGGACGGGCGGCTGTGCCCAATGTCTTTGGGGAAGCGTACGAGTTTGGTATCGGTAAAGCCGTGCCGCTGATTGACGGCACAGACGTAACCATTATTGCTTGCGGCGTTATGGTTGCGCCGGCCCGTCACGCTGCCGAACACCTTGTGGCCGAGGGCATAAGCGCCCGGGTGCTGAATATGGCGTCGATTAAGCCGGTCGACACCGGGGCGATCATTGCCGCCGCCCGTGAAACCGGCGCTGTTGTGACGTGCGAAGAACACACCGTCATCGGCGGCCTGGGCAGTGCGGTGGCCGAAGTGCTGGCCGAGTATGCGCCGGCGCCGCTGGAACGGGTAGGTGTTATGGACACTTTCGGGGAATCGGGCACACCTGACGCCTTGCTCAAAAAATATAATCTTACCGAGGAAGCCATAGTAGCTGCCGCTAAAAAGGCAGTAAGCCGCAAATAA